Proteins encoded within one genomic window of Salipaludibacillus agaradhaerens:
- a CDS encoding RicAFT regulatory complex protein RicA family protein, giving the protein MGQMYSKKDITEKARELAAMIAETEEVDFFKRAEAQINEHLRVQELIAQIKSLQKEAVNLKHYQKTEALKAIEDKIDALQDELDEIPLVREFKQSQTEVNQLLQMVSHAISNTVTTRIIESTGGDLLKGTTTKSPFQSNSCQ; this is encoded by the coding sequence ATGGGGCAAATGTATTCAAAAAAAGACATTACTGAAAAAGCACGAGAGTTGGCGGCAATGATCGCTGAAACGGAAGAAGTGGATTTCTTTAAGCGAGCTGAAGCGCAAATTAACGAACATTTGCGTGTCCAAGAACTCATTGCACAAATAAAGTCCTTGCAAAAAGAAGCTGTAAATTTGAAGCATTATCAAAAAACCGAGGCATTAAAAGCAATAGAAGATAAAATTGATGCTTTACAAGATGAGTTAGATGAAATCCCTCTTGTCAGAGAATTTAAGCAATCCCAAACAGAAGTCAACCAGCTGTTACAGATGGTTAGTCATGCCATATCTAATACAGTGACAACTAGGATTATTGAATCGACAGGGGGAGATCTATTGAAAGGTACGACGACAAAAAGTCCTTTCCAATCTAATTCCTGTCAGTAG
- a CDS encoding outer spore coat protein CotE, protein MSEKEVQFREIVTKAVCGKGRKFSETKHTITPEDQPASILGCWIINHKYTSAKKGDAVEISGNYDINIWYSYSGNTKTNVATETVAYSDVIPLVMQESDILSEDLEVIARAIQQPNTLEALIASNGRDVDVQVEREFLVEVIGETKMAVQVNPEGTSDEWDEELWEKTIEDEEFEDLDPNFLTGEIEE, encoded by the coding sequence ATGTCAGAGAAAGAAGTACAGTTTAGAGAGATTGTAACGAAGGCTGTCTGCGGAAAAGGCCGTAAATTTTCCGAAACAAAGCATACGATTACACCGGAAGATCAGCCGGCGAGTATTTTAGGCTGCTGGATCATTAACCACAAATATACGTCAGCAAAAAAGGGAGATGCTGTGGAGATCTCAGGGAATTACGATATTAACATTTGGTATTCCTATTCTGGCAACACTAAAACAAATGTCGCTACAGAAACAGTGGCTTATTCAGATGTCATTCCACTAGTGATGCAAGAAAGTGATATTCTTTCCGAAGACCTGGAAGTAATCGCCCGGGCTATTCAGCAGCCTAATACATTGGAGGCCTTAATTGCATCAAATGGAAGGGACGTTGACGTTCAAGTAGAAAGGGAATTCCTTGTAGAAGTGATAGGAGAAACAAAGATGGCTGTTCAAGTTAACCCAGAAGGTACATCAGATGAATGGGACGAAGAACTTTGGGAAAAAACGATAGAAGATGAAGAATTCGAAGATCTTGATCCGAATTTTCTCACTGGGGAAATTGAAGAATAA
- the mutS gene encoding DNA mismatch repair protein MutS, translating to MAATTPMMEQYLRIKADYEDAFLFFRLGDFYEMFYDDAKKAAKELEITLTARGKGEDRIPMCGVPYHSAEHYIAQLIEKGYKVAICEQTEDPAMAKGVVRREVVQIITPGTVMEGQAIHDNENNYLLSITPFEGEEIGLAAVDMTTGEFKVTILTDFEELINEMTGYRPKEVIIPSSLDVEKQQTFEARLKVTLSYEDHTEPVTEAVALVETLSEGKIKETCYQLIRYLQRTTKRSLEHLQQAVYYLPQEYMSMDAHSKRNLELVETLIDKKKQGSLLWVLDQTETAMGARMLKQWIERPLLNKQTIENRHELVDKLIQHFFQRESLQEQLQGVYDLERLSGRVAFGNVNGRDLIQLKKSLEKIPEIFNTLHELNSSYANSLMQNISDCSELRDLLETSIEENCPVSITEGGIIKDRYSDQLDDYRDAMRNGKAWIAALEKQEKEITGIRSLKVGFNKVFGYYIEVTKANLSQLPEGRYERKQTLTNAERFITEDLKEKEALILEAEEKSGKLEYELFMAIREQVKAFIRPLQQLANVISIFDVLQSFAEVAERHRYVKPELKPAGNVDIREGRHPVVEKMIDEGDYVANDIVLGDDRELLLITGPNMAGKSTYMRQLALISVMAQTGCYVPATHAELPIFDQIFTRIGAADDLAHGQSTFMVEMLETKHAVSKSTRNSLILLDEIGRGTSTYDGMSLAQAIIEYIHDEIGAKTLFSTHYHELTHLENDLPKLKNVHVSAKEENGTVVFLHKVVDGAADRSYGIYVAELAELPDKLINRAKVILAEFEKEQSDIQAHRLKVSHEDKESRTSFFQTEATNQPTQLSLFPTDSEKTSAKKDALTKTQKKVLDDLTTLNLLHVSPIEAIQLLDKLQRKLGH from the coding sequence ATGGCTGCAACAACGCCGATGATGGAGCAATATTTAAGAATTAAGGCGGATTACGAAGATGCCTTTTTATTTTTTCGCTTAGGTGATTTTTATGAAATGTTTTATGATGATGCAAAAAAAGCTGCAAAAGAATTAGAAATTACGTTAACAGCTCGGGGAAAAGGGGAAGACCGTATCCCAATGTGTGGTGTTCCCTACCATTCAGCCGAGCATTACATAGCTCAGTTGATTGAAAAAGGCTACAAAGTGGCCATTTGTGAACAAACAGAAGACCCAGCAATGGCAAAAGGTGTGGTTAGACGAGAAGTGGTTCAAATTATTACACCGGGCACTGTTATGGAAGGACAAGCCATTCATGATAATGAGAACAATTATCTTCTTTCAATAACGCCATTTGAAGGAGAAGAGATAGGCTTAGCAGCGGTTGATATGACGACAGGTGAATTTAAGGTGACAATTCTAACCGATTTTGAGGAACTGATCAATGAAATGACCGGGTACCGCCCAAAGGAAGTGATTATTCCTAGTAGCTTAGACGTGGAAAAGCAACAAACCTTTGAGGCGAGATTGAAGGTGACGCTCTCTTATGAAGATCATACTGAACCGGTTACTGAAGCTGTTGCTCTAGTAGAGACGCTATCAGAGGGGAAAATTAAAGAAACGTGTTATCAGCTCATTCGTTATTTACAGCGAACGACAAAGCGTTCACTCGAGCATTTACAACAAGCTGTCTATTATTTGCCGCAAGAATACATGTCTATGGATGCTCATTCAAAGCGAAATCTTGAGCTCGTGGAAACGTTAATTGACAAAAAGAAGCAAGGGTCGTTGTTATGGGTGTTAGATCAAACAGAAACGGCTATGGGTGCCCGTATGCTCAAGCAATGGATTGAACGCCCCCTGCTAAATAAGCAAACGATAGAAAATAGGCATGAGCTCGTGGATAAGTTAATTCAGCATTTTTTTCAGCGGGAATCCTTACAAGAGCAGTTGCAAGGAGTCTACGATTTGGAGCGACTGTCAGGCCGTGTGGCATTTGGAAATGTGAATGGAAGGGATCTTATTCAACTAAAAAAATCCCTTGAAAAAATACCAGAGATCTTTAACACTTTGCATGAACTAAACAGCTCTTATGCCAACTCGCTAATGCAGAACATCAGTGATTGTAGTGAGTTACGAGACCTTCTTGAAACGAGTATAGAAGAAAATTGTCCTGTGAGTATAACAGAGGGTGGTATCATTAAAGATCGCTATTCTGATCAACTTGATGATTACAGAGATGCGATGAGGAACGGTAAAGCGTGGATAGCAGCCCTTGAAAAGCAAGAGAAAGAAATTACTGGCATCAGGTCACTAAAAGTAGGATTTAACAAAGTGTTTGGTTATTATATAGAAGTCACAAAGGCTAATCTATCACAATTGCCTGAAGGTCGCTATGAGCGGAAACAAACATTAACGAATGCAGAACGTTTTATTACGGAGGATTTAAAAGAAAAAGAAGCTCTTATTTTAGAAGCCGAAGAAAAGAGCGGTAAATTAGAGTATGAATTATTTATGGCTATTCGTGAACAAGTCAAAGCGTTTATTCGCCCGTTGCAACAGCTGGCAAATGTCATTAGTATTTTTGACGTTCTACAGAGTTTTGCAGAAGTTGCAGAGAGGCACCGATACGTGAAACCAGAATTAAAGCCTGCTGGAAATGTGGACATCCGTGAAGGGAGGCATCCAGTTGTAGAAAAAATGATTGATGAAGGGGACTATGTGGCAAACGATATCGTGCTAGGAGACGACCGGGAGTTACTTTTAATTACCGGACCTAACATGGCTGGTAAAAGTACGTATATGCGCCAATTAGCGTTAATCTCTGTCATGGCTCAAACAGGTTGCTATGTACCGGCTACGCATGCAGAGTTACCTATCTTTGATCAAATTTTTACGAGAATCGGTGCGGCAGATGACCTTGCTCACGGGCAAAGCACCTTCATGGTGGAAATGCTGGAAACAAAACATGCTGTTTCAAAGTCTACGAGAAATAGTTTAATTTTGTTAGATGAAATTGGACGGGGAACATCGACGTATGATGGCATGTCTCTGGCTCAGGCAATTATTGAATACATTCATGATGAGATCGGAGCAAAGACGTTATTTTCTACCCACTACCATGAACTGACACATTTGGAGAATGATTTACCGAAACTTAAAAATGTGCACGTATCAGCAAAAGAGGAAAACGGGACTGTCGTCTTTTTACATAAAGTTGTCGACGGTGCGGCTGATCGAAGTTACGGTATTTATGTAGCTGAACTAGCGGAGCTCCCCGATAAGTTGATTAACCGTGCTAAAGTTATTTTAGCTGAGTTTGAAAAAGAACAGTCAGATATACAAGCTCATCGGTTGAAGGTATCACATGAGGACAAAGAGAGCAGAACGTCTTTCTTTCAGACAGAAGCGACTAATCAGCCTACTCAATTAAGCTTGTTTCCAACCGATAGTGAAAAAACATCGGCTAAAAAAGACGCCTTAACAAAGACACAGAAAAAAGTGCTTGATGATTTAACAACCTTGAATTTACTTCATGTAAGTCCTATTGAAGCGATTCAACTACTTGATAAATTACAACGTAAACTCGGTCATTAA
- the miaA gene encoding tRNA (adenosine(37)-N6)-dimethylallyltransferase MiaA: protein MTNHKPLVVIVGPTAVGKTALSIRLAKKFHGEIVSGDSMQVYRGMDIGTAKIMQQEREGIPHHMIDIVNPDDSFSVADFQAEAKQVISSLHAQNKLPLLVGGTGLYVNAVMYNYHFTEAQGDPVFREEMEMYAQQYGKEALHNKLQKIDPASYQELHPNNVRRVIRALEVYHLTGKPLRGDEQTPLSSSYIPIVLGLTMERELLYARINERVDMMVENGLFKEVEQLYKMGYRHYQSMQAIGYKEIMSYFTGELTKEAAIDLLKRNSRRFAKRQLTWFRNKMSIHWFNMTDDREKREKEIEDFLAGKLL from the coding sequence ATGACAAATCACAAGCCACTAGTTGTCATTGTAGGCCCAACTGCTGTAGGAAAGACAGCCCTAAGTATTCGATTAGCAAAAAAATTTCATGGCGAAATCGTCAGTGGTGACTCTATGCAAGTTTATCGAGGAATGGATATTGGAACAGCTAAAATAATGCAGCAAGAAAGGGAGGGCATCCCACACCATATGATTGATATCGTTAATCCGGATGATTCCTTCTCAGTAGCTGATTTTCAAGCGGAAGCTAAACAGGTGATCAGTTCGCTTCATGCACAAAATAAACTGCCCCTTCTCGTAGGTGGGACAGGCCTCTATGTCAATGCTGTTATGTATAATTATCACTTTACTGAAGCGCAGGGAGACCCTGTTTTCAGAGAAGAGATGGAGATGTATGCACAGCAATATGGTAAAGAGGCTTTACATAATAAACTTCAAAAGATAGACCCTGCTAGTTATCAAGAGTTACATCCAAATAATGTAAGGCGAGTGATAAGAGCTCTCGAAGTTTATCATCTAACAGGAAAGCCGCTCAGAGGAGATGAACAGACACCTTTGTCAAGTTCATATATACCCATCGTTTTAGGCTTAACTATGGAACGAGAATTACTCTACGCTCGCATCAATGAACGCGTGGATATGATGGTTGAGAACGGTTTATTTAAAGAGGTAGAACAACTTTATAAGATGGGCTATCGTCATTATCAATCAATGCAAGCCATAGGCTATAAAGAAATTATGTCATATTTCACAGGTGAGTTAACTAAAGAGGCTGCTATCGATCTGTTAAAACGAAATTCTCGTCGTTTTGCTAAACGTCAATTAACATGGTTTAGAAATAAAATGTCGATTCATTGGTTTAATATGACAGATGATAGGGAAAAAAGGGAAAAGGAAATTGAAGATTTTTTAGCAGGAAAGTTGTTATAA
- a CDS encoding 2-oxoacid:ferredoxin oxidoreductase subunit beta: MATFKDFRNNVKPNWCPGCGDFSVQAAIQRAAANSGVVPEELAVVSGIGCSGRISGYINSYGFHGIHGRSLPIAQGVKMANRELTVIASGGDGDGFAIGMGHTVHAIRRNIDITYIVMDNQIYGLTKGQTSPRSEMGFKTKSTPGGSIESSLNVMEMALTAGATFVAQSFSSDLKELTALIEKGIAHKGFSLINVFSPCVTFNKVNTYDWFKQNLTSLADVEDYDPHNRVTAMNTLMEHEGLVTGLIYQNENQPSYENLVQGFGEKSLSSQELPLKQEDFDKLTAEFM, from the coding sequence ATGGCAACGTTTAAAGACTTTCGAAATAATGTCAAACCCAATTGGTGTCCAGGGTGTGGAGACTTTTCTGTGCAAGCGGCTATTCAAAGGGCAGCAGCTAACTCAGGAGTGGTGCCAGAGGAATTGGCTGTTGTGTCTGGTATCGGCTGTTCAGGTCGAATCTCTGGCTATATAAATTCATATGGTTTTCATGGGATTCATGGTCGCTCTTTGCCGATCGCTCAAGGGGTAAAAATGGCTAACCGGGAATTGACTGTTATTGCCTCTGGTGGGGATGGAGATGGCTTTGCCATCGGAATGGGACATACGGTTCACGCCATTCGCCGAAATATTGATATTACGTATATTGTCATGGATAACCAAATATATGGTTTGACTAAAGGACAAACGTCACCACGGAGTGAGATGGGATTTAAAACTAAAAGTACCCCTGGTGGCTCCATTGAATCATCCCTTAACGTGATGGAGATGGCTTTAACAGCAGGAGCTACCTTTGTTGCGCAAAGCTTTTCAAGTGATTTGAAAGAGCTAACAGCACTTATTGAGAAAGGCATCGCCCATAAAGGGTTCTCATTAATTAATGTCTTTAGTCCTTGTGTCACGTTTAATAAAGTAAACACGTATGATTGGTTTAAGCAAAATTTGACTTCATTGGCTGATGTGGAGGATTATGATCCCCATAACCGTGTAACAGCAATGAACACGCTTATGGAACACGAGGGCCTTGTCACTGGATTAATTTATCAGAATGAAAACCAGCCTTCCTATGAAAACCTTGTTCAAGGATTCGGAGAGAAAAGTCTGTCATCACAAGAGTTACCTCTTAAACAAGAAGACTTTGATAAATTAACAGCTGAATTTATGTAA
- the hfq gene encoding RNA chaperone Hfq translates to MKQQSVNIQDQFLNQLRKENIPVTVFLLNGFQLRGQVKSFDNFTVILDTDGKQQLVYKHAISTFSPQRNVQLNQDNKS, encoded by the coding sequence ATGAAACAACAATCTGTCAATATTCAAGATCAATTCTTAAACCAATTAAGGAAAGAAAACATTCCTGTGACTGTTTTCCTTTTGAATGGTTTTCAGCTTAGAGGACAGGTGAAAAGCTTTGATAATTTCACAGTCATTCTCGATACGGATGGCAAACAACAGCTTGTCTATAAACATGCAATCTCTACATTTTCACCACAACGTAATGTTCAATTAAACCAAGACAATAAGTCATAG
- the mutL gene encoding DNA mismatch repair endonuclease MutL: MAKIFQLNDHLSNKIAAGEVVERPASVVKELVENAIDANSRVIRVDVEEGGLTSIRVLDDGDGIESDDLETAFDRHATSKIKYDQDLFRIKTLGFRGEALPSIASVSKLLIKTSTGHQEGYEMALEGGRITHRNSTAPRKGTEVVVSDLFFNTPARLKYLKTIHTELGHISDVLNRMALSHPDVSFILTHNEKMLLQTMGNGDLKRVIAAIYGSSVAKKLIEVSAESLDFTVKGFIAKPEITRSNRSYMSTILNGRYVRNYPLMKSIQQGYHTLLPIGKFPLAVLHIDMNPILLDVNVHPSKLEVRISKEAQLQELVATMIQDAFKQVQLIPDMSKPARVSHPKTEQVPFVFEHDIKGQEVMPAEEKIEGRSLIDDDQTDMDTAMTIHETPASRHDTGITDTRYIIPDESVEEKQAGHLTDNEEGNEEKSSESLLSPVNEATDNTSAADVPVLYPIGQLHGTYILAQNDQGLYMIDQHAAQERIKYEYFRDKLTDADTRVQDLLVPLTFEMTAAEEALINEHHHVLEQVGLFLEPFGTKTYIVRSCPVWFPEGQEEEIIADMLEQLKNERTIQIGKLREEAAILMSCKAAIKANRHLTKDEMFQLLETLRTCHEPYTCPHGRPIIIHYSTYEIERLFKRIM; encoded by the coding sequence GTGGCTAAAATATTTCAATTGAATGATCATTTGTCCAACAAAATAGCAGCGGGGGAAGTGGTTGAACGCCCAGCTTCAGTCGTAAAAGAACTTGTGGAAAATGCGATAGATGCCAATAGTCGTGTGATTCGTGTGGATGTGGAAGAAGGGGGCCTTACATCGATACGGGTTCTTGATGATGGGGATGGCATTGAAAGTGATGATTTAGAAACAGCTTTTGACAGGCATGCTACAAGTAAAATTAAATACGATCAAGATTTGTTCCGTATCAAAACACTCGGCTTTCGAGGAGAAGCGCTCCCTAGTATCGCCTCTGTGTCTAAACTTCTGATCAAGACGAGTACAGGCCATCAAGAAGGTTATGAAATGGCGCTTGAAGGGGGACGTATCACACATCGGAACTCAACAGCTCCCCGTAAAGGCACAGAGGTTGTTGTCTCGGATTTATTTTTTAATACGCCAGCTCGGTTAAAATATTTAAAAACCATCCATACAGAACTTGGACACATATCAGATGTATTAAATCGTATGGCCCTTTCTCACCCTGATGTGTCATTTATTTTAACTCATAATGAAAAAATGTTACTTCAAACAATGGGGAATGGGGATCTAAAGCGCGTAATAGCTGCCATATACGGCTCGTCTGTAGCTAAAAAGCTCATCGAAGTCTCCGCTGAATCACTTGATTTTACAGTGAAAGGCTTTATTGCAAAGCCCGAAATTACGCGATCTAACAGATCGTACATGTCCACAATCTTGAATGGACGCTATGTGAGAAATTATCCGCTTATGAAATCAATTCAACAAGGTTATCATACACTTTTGCCTATTGGCAAATTCCCTTTAGCAGTGTTACACATTGATATGAATCCAATTCTATTGGATGTGAATGTTCATCCTTCTAAGCTTGAAGTGCGAATTAGTAAAGAGGCGCAGCTGCAAGAGTTGGTAGCCACGATGATTCAAGATGCTTTTAAACAGGTACAGCTCATTCCAGATATGTCGAAGCCAGCGCGAGTATCCCACCCAAAAACTGAACAAGTACCGTTCGTTTTTGAGCATGATATAAAAGGTCAAGAGGTAATGCCTGCTGAAGAAAAAATAGAGGGACGTTCCTTAATAGATGACGACCAAACTGACATGGACACTGCAATGACCATTCATGAAACACCTGCATCACGACATGATACAGGGATAACAGATACACGATATATTATTCCTGATGAAAGCGTTGAAGAAAAGCAGGCGGGGCATCTTACTGACAATGAAGAAGGAAATGAGGAAAAGTCTTCCGAGTCTCTGTTATCTCCTGTGAATGAGGCAACAGATAACACGTCTGCTGCTGATGTGCCGGTCCTTTATCCGATCGGTCAATTGCATGGTACGTATATTCTCGCGCAAAATGATCAAGGCTTATATATGATCGATCAACACGCCGCGCAAGAACGAATTAAATACGAGTATTTTCGCGATAAACTTACTGATGCAGATACTAGGGTGCAAGACTTACTGGTACCATTGACGTTTGAAATGACGGCGGCCGAAGAAGCGTTAATTAATGAGCACCATCATGTATTAGAACAAGTCGGTCTTTTCTTAGAACCTTTTGGAACGAAAACGTATATCGTTAGATCCTGTCCTGTTTGGTTTCCTGAAGGACAGGAAGAGGAAATAATAGCTGATATGCTAGAACAGTTAAAAAATGAGCGGACGATTCAAATTGGGAAATTAAGAGAGGAAGCGGCTATTTTGATGTCGTGTAAAGCAGCTATAAAAGCAAATCGACATTTAACAAAGGATGAGATGTTTCAACTCCTTGAAACCTTACGTACGTGTCATGAACCGTACACGTGCCCGCATGGCCGCCCAATTATTATACACTACTCCACTTATGAAATCGAACGACTGTTTAAACGAATTATGTAA
- a CDS encoding class I SAM-dependent methyltransferase codes for MTLKGIVTTSGRTSHKVMVKAERIANEWGLPFERRHKRSINLLKTTFNTTIYVVSNERIEAYHPHADDPLFFHPNNAMFRAKHWMKHGSDPLIDACHLQKGDHVVDATLGLGADAQLASMAVGASGKVIALEASQVISLIVKEGFSSYMSSFMPLNDAMRRITVLHCSHLEWLLKQPDDSVDVVYFDPMFEYKVNDAAGISPLRTYANYDSLTHTVIREAVRVARKRVILKDHFRSERFEAFGFNVQKRPSATYQFGSIECQKRVE; via the coding sequence ATGACTCTAAAAGGTATTGTAACAACATCGGGGCGAACATCTCACAAAGTTATGGTAAAAGCGGAAAGAATTGCGAATGAGTGGGGGCTTCCGTTCGAAAGACGTCATAAACGGTCCATTAACTTATTAAAAACGACCTTTAACACGACGATTTATGTCGTTTCAAATGAGCGTATAGAAGCTTACCACCCACATGCTGATGACCCATTGTTTTTTCATCCGAATAATGCCATGTTTAGGGCTAAACATTGGATGAAACATGGAAGCGATCCTTTAATTGATGCTTGTCACCTTCAAAAAGGTGATCATGTTGTTGATGCTACGTTGGGATTGGGGGCTGACGCCCAACTGGCCAGCATGGCCGTTGGTGCATCTGGTAAAGTGATAGCACTGGAGGCGTCACAGGTGATTTCTCTTATTGTGAAAGAGGGGTTCTCGTCATATATGTCATCTTTTATGCCCCTGAATGATGCGATGAGACGGATTACGGTTTTACACTGCTCCCATTTAGAGTGGTTACTCAAGCAACCTGATGATAGTGTAGACGTGGTATATTTTGACCCCATGTTTGAGTACAAAGTAAATGATGCAGCCGGTATTAGCCCTTTACGCACGTATGCTAATTATGATTCATTAACGCATACTGTTATACGGGAAGCCGTGAGGGTTGCGCGAAAAAGAGTCATCTTAAAGGATCACTTTCGAAGCGAGCGGTTTGAAGCGTTCGGGTTCAATGTGCAGAAGCGACCATCTGCCACGTATCAATTTGGAAGTATTGAATGTCAAAAGAGAGTAGAGTGA
- the miaB gene encoding tRNA (N6-isopentenyl adenosine(37)-C2)-methylthiotransferase MiaB → MNEEQRKQQTKVMEETSSADKKSVKEKDYSQYFQTTFVPPDLKQAKKRGKEDISVHYDFDIPEDMKGIGKGKKFLIRTYGCQMNEHDSENMAGILLSMGFESTTLTEDADVILLNTCAIRENAENKVFGEIGNLKPMKRDNPGLIVGVCGCMSQEESVVNKILQKHQHVDLIFGTHNIHRLPELLKNAIFNKEMVVEVWSKEGDIIENMPRARKGKFQGWVNIMYGCDKFCTYCIVPYTRGKERSRRPEDIIEEVRHLARNGYKEITLLGQNVNAYGKDLEDMDYGLGDLMDEIRKIDIPRVRFTTSHPRDFDDHLIEVLAKGGNLVEHIHLPVQSGNSDVLKLMARKYTRDHYVTLAKKIKKAIPHASFTTDIIVGFPNETEEQFQDTLSLMEEMDYDSAYTYIYSPREGTPAAKMVDNVPMEVKKDRLQRLNALVNEMSARKNKAYEGTVVEVLVEGESKKNPDVLMGRTRTNRLVNFRGPKSAIGELIHVKITEAKTWSLNGEVTEIVEVK, encoded by the coding sequence ATGAACGAAGAACAGCGTAAACAGCAAACGAAAGTAATGGAGGAGACTTCTTCTGCGGACAAAAAATCCGTTAAGGAAAAGGATTACTCCCAATATTTCCAAACGACTTTTGTGCCACCTGATCTAAAACAGGCGAAGAAACGTGGCAAGGAAGATATTTCTGTGCACTATGATTTTGATATACCAGAAGATATGAAGGGAATTGGAAAAGGGAAAAAATTCCTTATCAGAACTTATGGATGTCAGATGAACGAACATGATTCAGAGAACATGGCTGGTATCCTCTTATCTATGGGCTTTGAATCAACAACTTTAACGGAAGATGCGGATGTGATTTTATTAAACACCTGTGCGATCCGTGAAAACGCTGAGAATAAAGTTTTTGGTGAGATTGGTAACCTGAAGCCGATGAAACGTGATAACCCTGGCCTTATTGTAGGTGTTTGTGGCTGTATGTCTCAAGAAGAATCTGTGGTTAACAAAATTTTACAGAAGCATCAACACGTCGATCTTATTTTTGGAACACATAACATTCACCGTTTACCAGAGCTACTTAAAAATGCTATTTTTAATAAAGAAATGGTTGTAGAAGTGTGGTCTAAAGAAGGCGACATCATTGAAAATATGCCACGGGCACGTAAAGGAAAGTTTCAAGGCTGGGTTAATATCATGTATGGCTGTGATAAATTTTGTACGTATTGTATTGTCCCTTATACACGTGGTAAAGAACGAAGCAGGCGCCCAGAAGATATTATTGAAGAAGTACGTCATTTAGCACGAAACGGGTATAAAGAAATTACGTTACTTGGTCAAAATGTTAACGCATATGGGAAAGACTTAGAGGACATGGATTACGGGTTAGGCGACTTAATGGATGAAATACGAAAAATTGATATCCCGCGCGTACGTTTTACGACAAGTCATCCTCGAGATTTTGATGATCATCTCATTGAAGTACTCGCGAAAGGCGGGAACTTAGTCGAACACATTCATTTACCTGTTCAAAGTGGTAATAGTGATGTCTTAAAATTGATGGCCCGTAAATATACACGTGATCATTATGTAACATTGGCGAAAAAGATCAAAAAAGCTATCCCTCACGCGTCGTTCACAACCGATATTATTGTTGGCTTCCCGAATGAAACAGAGGAGCAATTTCAAGATACGCTATCTTTAATGGAAGAAATGGATTACGATAGTGCTTACACGTACATTTATTCACCGCGAGAAGGCACCCCAGCTGCTAAAATGGTAGATAATGTACCAATGGAAGTGAAAAAAGATAGACTTCAGCGATTAAATGCCTTAGTGAACGAAATGTCAGCGCGTAAAAATAAAGCGTATGAAGGTACGGTAGTGGAAGTTCTTGTAGAAGGGGAAAGTAAGAAAAATCCTGATGTTTTAATGGGAAGAACGCGTACCAACCGATTAGTTAACTTCAGAGGTCCAAAGTCAGCCATAGGTGAACTGATTCATGTTAAAATCACTGAAGCTAAAACATGGTCTCTTAACGGTGAAGTGACAGAAATAGTAGAGGTGAAATAA